The following are encoded in a window of Thunnus albacares chromosome 17, fThuAlb1.1, whole genome shotgun sequence genomic DNA:
- the prr15la gene encoding proline-rich protein 15-like protein A, whose translation MAEPSPGWWKLTFLRRKKSQPKVLYEIPAESVSNAATGQNGSSTATGAAAHPEDTVHDPQLDARLERIVDKTTASKGRHVKVSHSGRFKEKKKVRATLAENPEMFPGGDAMRDENQRAGK comes from the coding sequence ATGGCAGAGCCATCTCCAGGTTGGTGGAAGCTAACTTtcctgaggagaaaaaaatcccAGCCCAAGGTTTTGTATGAAATCCCAGCAGAATCTGTATCCAACGCTGCCACTGGCCAGAACGGGTCCAGCACAGCCACCGGAGCTGCTGCCCACCCGGAGGACACAGTGCATGATCCCCAGCTGGACGCACGATTGGAAAGGATCGTAGATAAAACGACAGCAAGCAAGGGGCGCCACGTCAAGGTGTCCCACTCAGGGAGGtttaaagagaagaagaaagtgcGAGCCACGCTGGCAGAGAACCCAGAGATGTTTCCTGGAGGTGACGCCATGAGAGATGAGAACCAGAGGGCTGGGAAGTGA
- the LOC122966346 gene encoding NLR family CARD domain-containing protein 3-like isoform X1, translating into MDLCAERRDEIPSFQLSLSEEHDSHTKVEISFQQEKPDSPRPSCVSIKDNHSIAEPLAFGDRDLSTEQSLLQQEKQDSPEPSCVSMKDNHSIAEPLTFGDRDLSTEQNLLQQEKQDSPEPSCVSMKYNHSIAEPLTFGDRDLSTEQRGHQVGPEVATDQSDKEHDEADLASIFMVLEENIITFVKAELKKFQRILSPDYTKSLEGQKKNEDVVNGAEEEQRKSSKEALLKITLHILRGMKQGELADCLQSRTAEVCQNKLKSNLKKRFQCLFEGTAKAGNPTPLNEIYTELYITEGGSGDVNDEHEIRQIETASRTSSRPETIIKCEDIFQPLPGRDHQPIRTVMTKGVAGIGKTVLTHKFTLDWAEDKANHNIQFTFPFSFRELNLLSGKKYSLVELLHVFFTNTKDAEICSFDKFKVVFIFDGLDECRLPLDFHNNEILTDVTESTSVDVLLTNLITGKLLPSAHLWITTRPAAANQIPPECVDMVTEVRGFTDAQKKEYFRKRFTEEEQASRIISHIKASQSLHIMCHMPVFCWITASVLEDIMGSQTIKGLPKTLTEMYIHFLVVQSKVGNVKYRGGAGTDPLWNTETCKIILSLGKLAFEQLQKGNLIFYESDLLDCGIDIRAASVYSGVFTQIFKEECGLNQGKVFCFVHLTFQEFLAALYVVLTFVNTGIDLLSEPESTSCWSSLLRDKSKVNPLFQSAVDKALQSPNGHLDLFLRFLLGLSLKTNQTLLQGLLKPPGGSSENYQETVKYIKKKIRKNPSPERCINLFHCLNELNDHSLVEEIQQYLSSGSLCTDKLSLAQWSALAFILLSSENDLNVFDLRKYSASEEGLLRLLPVVKASRISRLSDCKLSERSCKALASVLMSKSTRLRELDLSNNDLQDCGVKLLSFGLRSPQCRLETLRLCGCNLSETSCEALASVLSSQSSSLRELDLSDNDLQDSGVKLLSTGLESPHCRLENLRLAGCQVSEEGCASLDSALSSNPSHLRELDLSYNYPGYFGVMLLSARLDDPQWRLDTLCVDHGGKHRLKPFMFACELTLDPNTAHSQLSLSEDNRKVTEVTEVQPYLDHPDRFHHWKQVLCREGLSSSCYWEVKWKGWVNIGVTNRGIKRKGEFDECCLGENNKSWGLFCSAHGYSACHNKRTVNIRAVTSSSDSGRVAVYLDWSVGTLSFYKVSSDTLIHLHTFYCAFTEPLYPAFRFKLNSACESSVSLCQFEEGESSPV; encoded by the exons ATGGATCTGTGTGCGGAAAGAAGGGATGAGATCCCATCGTTTCAATTATCTCTGTCTGAGGAACATGATAGCCACACTAAAGTTGAGAT CTCATTCCAGCAGGAGAAACCAGACTCCCCTagacccagctgtgtgtcaatTAAGGACAACCACTCCATTGCTGAACCCTTAGCCTTTGGAGATAGAGATCTCTCTACAGAGCAGAG TCTCCTTCAGCAGGAGAAGCAAGACTCCCCTGAACCTAGCTGTGTGTCAATGAAGGACAACCACTCCATTGCGGAACCCTTAACCTTTGGAGATAGAGATCTCTCTACAGAACAGAA TCTCCTTCAGCAGGAGAAACAAGACTCCCCTGAACCTAGCTGTGTGTCAATGAAGTACAACCACTCCATTGCTGAACCCTTAACCTTTGGAGATAGAGATCTCTCTACAGAACAGAG AGGCCACCAAGTGGGGCCAGAGGTTGCCACTGATCAATCTGACAAGGAGCATGATGAAGCAGATCTGGCCTCCATATTTATG GTGTTAGAGGAGAACATCATCACTTTTGTGAAGGCTGAGCTGAAGAAATTCCAGAGAATTCTCAGTCCAGACTACACAAAATCTTTAGAGGGGCAGAAAAAGAATGAGGATGTGGTGAATGGTGCAGAGGAAGAAcagaggaaaagcagcaaagagGCCCTTCTGAAGATCACATTGCACATTTTGAGGGGAATGAAGCAGGGAGAACTGGCTGACTGCCTGCAGAGCA GAACTGCTGAAGTGTGCCAAAATAAGCTCAAAAGTAATCTAAAAAAGAGGTTCCAATGTTTGTTCGAAGGAActgctaaagcaggaaaccccACACCTCTGAATGAGATTTACACAGAACtatacatcacagagggaggaagtggagatgtcaatgatgaacatgagaTCAGACAAattgaaacagcatccaggaCATCATCAAGACCAGAAACTATAATCAAATGTGAAGATATCTTCCAACCCTTACCTGGTAGAGATCATCAACCAATCAGAACggtgatgacaaagggagtggctggcattgggaaaacagtcttaacacataagttcactctggactgggctgaagacaaagccaaccacaacatacagttcacatttccattcagtttcagagagctgaatctgCTGAGCGgaaaaaagtacagcttggtggaacttcttcatgtcttttttaCCAACACTAAAGATGCAGAAATCTGCAGCTTTGACAAGTTCaaagttgtgtttatttttgatggtctggatgagtgtcgacttcctctggacttccacaacaatgagatcctgactgatgttacagagtccacctcagtggatgtgctgctgacaaacctcatcactGGGAAACTTCTTCCTTCTGCTCACCTCTGGATAACtacacgacctgcagcagccaatcagatccctcctgagtgtgttGACATGGTGACAGAAGTGAGAGGGTTCACAGATGCCCAAAAGAAagagtacttcaggaagagattcactGAGGAAGAACAGGCCAGCAGAATCATCTCTCACATCAAGGCATCAcaaagcctccacatcatgtgccacatgccggtcttctgctggatcaccGCTTCAGTTCTGGAGGATATAATGGGATCACAAACCATTAAAGGGTTGCCaaagaccctgactgagatgtacatccacttcctggtggttcagtccaaaGTAGGGAATGTCAAGTATCGAGGAGGAGCAGGGACAGATCCACTGTGGAACACAGAGACCTGCAAGATCATCttgtctctgggaaaactggcttttgaacAGCTTCAGAAAGGCAACttgatcttctatgaatcagatCTTCTAGATTGCGGCATtgatatcagagcagcctcagtgtactcgggagtgttcacacagatctttaaagaggagtGTGGGTTGAACCAGGGCAAGGTGTTCTGTTTTGTCCATTTGACctttcaggagtttctggctgctctttaTGTTGTTCTGACTTTCGTCAACACTGGTATCGATCTACTGTCAGAACCAGAGTCAACATCCTGCTGGTCTTCACTGTTAAGGGACAAATCTAAAGTAAATCCCCTCTTCCAAAGTGCTGTGGACAAGGCCTTacagagtccaaatggacacctggatTTATTtctccgcttcctcctgggtctcTCACTGAAGACCAATCAAACCCTTTTACAAGGCCTGCTAAAACCACCAGGAGGCAGCTCAGAGAACTATCAGGAAACAGTCAAatacatcaagaagaagatcaggAAAAATCCCTCTCCAGAAAGATGCATcaacctctttcactgtctgAATGAGCTGAATGATCAttctctagtggaggagatccaacagtactTGAGTTCAGGAAGTCTCTGCACAGACAAACTATCTcttgctcagtggtcagctctggcCTTCATCctactgtcatcagaaaatgaCCTGAATGTGTTTGACTTGAGGAAgtactctgcttcagaggaagGTCtcctgaggctgctgccagtggtcaaagcctcAAGAATATCTCG gcTGAGTGACTGCAAGCtgtcagagagaagctgtaaaGCTCTGGCCTCTGTTCTTATGTCTAAGTCAACTcgtctgagagagctggaccTCAGTAACAATGACCTGCAAGATTGTGGAGTAAAGCTGCTCTCTTTTGGACTGAGGAGTCCACAGTGTAGACTGGAAACTCTAAG GTTATGTGGCTGTAACTTGTCAGAGACAAGCTGTGAAGCTCTggcctcagttctcagctcccagtcctctagtctgagagagctggatctaaGTGACAACGACCTGCAGGactcaggagtgaagctgctctCTACAGGACTAGAGAGTCCTCACTGTAGACTGGAAAATCTCAG gTTGGCAGGCTGTCAGGTCTCAGAGGAAGGTTGTGCTTCTCTGGactcagctctgagctccaatccctcccatctgagagagctggaccTGAGCTACAATTATCCAGGATATTTCGGAGTGATGCTGCTCTCTGCTAGACTTGATGATCCACAGTGGAGACTGGACACGCTCTG TGTTGACCATGGTGGAAAGCATCGCTTGAAACCCTTCATGT TTGCCTGTGAACTCACTCTGGacccaaacacagcacacagtcaGCTCTCTCTGTCAGAGGACAACAGAAAGGTGACAGAGGTGACAGAGGTGCAACCTTACCttgatcatccagacagatttcaCCACTGGAAGCAGGTTCTGTGTAGAGAAGGTCTGAGCAGCagctgttactgggaggtgaaGTGGAAAGGATGGGTGAATATAGGAGTGACAAACAGAGGAATCAAAAGGAAAGGAGAGTTTGACGAATGTTGTCTTGGTGAGAACAACAAGTCCTGGGGTCTCTTCTGTTCTGCTCATGGTTACTCTGCCTGTCACAATAAGAGAACAGTGAACATACGGGCTGTCACCTCCTCATCTGACTCTggcagagtagcagtgtatcTGGACTGGTCTGttggcactctgtccttctacaaagtctcctctgacacactgatccacctccacaccttctaCTGCGCATTCACTGAACCCCTCTATCCTGCGTTCCGATTTAAGTTAAACTCTGCATGTGAGTCCTCGGTGTCTCTGTGTCAGTTTGAGGAGGGAGAATCATCTCCAGTGTAA
- the LOC122966346 gene encoding protein NLRC3-like isoform X2 translates to MDLCAERRDEIPSFQLSLSEEHDSHTKVEISFQQEKPDSPRPSCVSIKDNHSIAEPLAFGDRDLSTEQSLLQQEKQDSPEPSCVSMKDNHSIAEPLTFGDRDLSTEQNLLQQEKQDSPEPSCVSMKYNHSIAEPLTFGDRDLSTEQRGHQVGPEVATDQSDKEHDEADLASIFMVLEENIITFVKAELKKFQRILSPDYTKSLEGQKKNEDVVNGAEEEQRKSSKEALLKITLHILRGMKQGELADCLQSRTAEVCQNKLKSNLKKRFQCLFEGTAKAGNPTPLNEIYTELYITEGGSGDVNDEHEIRQIETASRTSSRPETIIKCEDIFQPLPGRDHQPIRTVMTKGVAGIGKTVLTHKFTLDWAEDKANHNIQFTFPFSFRELNLLSGKKYSLVELLHVFFTNTKDAEICSFDKFKVVFIFDGLDECRLPLDFHNNEILTDVTESTSVDVLLTNLITGKLLPSAHLWITTRPAAANQIPPECVDMVTEVRGFTDAQKKEYFRKRFTEEEQASRIISHIKASQSLHIMCHMPVFCWITASVLEDIMGSQTIKGLPKTLTEMYIHFLVVQSKVGNVKYRGGAGTDPLWNTETCKIILSLGKLAFEQLQKGNLIFYESDLLDCGIDIRAASVYSGVFTQIFKEECGLNQGKVFCFVHLTFQEFLAALYVVLTFVNTGIDLLSEPESTSCWSSLLRDKSKVNPLFQSAVDKALQSPNGHLDLFLRFLLGLSLKTNQTLLQGLLKPPGGSSENYQETVKYIKKKIRKNPSPERCINLFHCLNELNDHSLVEEIQQYLSSGSLCTDKLSLAQWSALAFILLSSENDLNVFDLRKYSASEEGLLRLLPVVKASRISRLSDCKLSERSCKALASVLMSKSTRLRELDLSNNDLQDCGVKLLSFGLRSPQCRLETLRLAGCQVSEEGCASLDSALSSNPSHLRELDLSYNYPGYFGVMLLSARLDDPQWRLDTLCVDHGGKHRLKPFMFACELTLDPNTAHSQLSLSEDNRKVTEVTEVQPYLDHPDRFHHWKQVLCREGLSSSCYWEVKWKGWVNIGVTNRGIKRKGEFDECCLGENNKSWGLFCSAHGYSACHNKRTVNIRAVTSSSDSGRVAVYLDWSVGTLSFYKVSSDTLIHLHTFYCAFTEPLYPAFRFKLNSACESSVSLCQFEEGESSPV, encoded by the exons ATGGATCTGTGTGCGGAAAGAAGGGATGAGATCCCATCGTTTCAATTATCTCTGTCTGAGGAACATGATAGCCACACTAAAGTTGAGAT CTCATTCCAGCAGGAGAAACCAGACTCCCCTagacccagctgtgtgtcaatTAAGGACAACCACTCCATTGCTGAACCCTTAGCCTTTGGAGATAGAGATCTCTCTACAGAGCAGAG TCTCCTTCAGCAGGAGAAGCAAGACTCCCCTGAACCTAGCTGTGTGTCAATGAAGGACAACCACTCCATTGCGGAACCCTTAACCTTTGGAGATAGAGATCTCTCTACAGAACAGAA TCTCCTTCAGCAGGAGAAACAAGACTCCCCTGAACCTAGCTGTGTGTCAATGAAGTACAACCACTCCATTGCTGAACCCTTAACCTTTGGAGATAGAGATCTCTCTACAGAACAGAG AGGCCACCAAGTGGGGCCAGAGGTTGCCACTGATCAATCTGACAAGGAGCATGATGAAGCAGATCTGGCCTCCATATTTATG GTGTTAGAGGAGAACATCATCACTTTTGTGAAGGCTGAGCTGAAGAAATTCCAGAGAATTCTCAGTCCAGACTACACAAAATCTTTAGAGGGGCAGAAAAAGAATGAGGATGTGGTGAATGGTGCAGAGGAAGAAcagaggaaaagcagcaaagagGCCCTTCTGAAGATCACATTGCACATTTTGAGGGGAATGAAGCAGGGAGAACTGGCTGACTGCCTGCAGAGCA GAACTGCTGAAGTGTGCCAAAATAAGCTCAAAAGTAATCTAAAAAAGAGGTTCCAATGTTTGTTCGAAGGAActgctaaagcaggaaaccccACACCTCTGAATGAGATTTACACAGAACtatacatcacagagggaggaagtggagatgtcaatgatgaacatgagaTCAGACAAattgaaacagcatccaggaCATCATCAAGACCAGAAACTATAATCAAATGTGAAGATATCTTCCAACCCTTACCTGGTAGAGATCATCAACCAATCAGAACggtgatgacaaagggagtggctggcattgggaaaacagtcttaacacataagttcactctggactgggctgaagacaaagccaaccacaacatacagttcacatttccattcagtttcagagagctgaatctgCTGAGCGgaaaaaagtacagcttggtggaacttcttcatgtcttttttaCCAACACTAAAGATGCAGAAATCTGCAGCTTTGACAAGTTCaaagttgtgtttatttttgatggtctggatgagtgtcgacttcctctggacttccacaacaatgagatcctgactgatgttacagagtccacctcagtggatgtgctgctgacaaacctcatcactGGGAAACTTCTTCCTTCTGCTCACCTCTGGATAACtacacgacctgcagcagccaatcagatccctcctgagtgtgttGACATGGTGACAGAAGTGAGAGGGTTCACAGATGCCCAAAAGAAagagtacttcaggaagagattcactGAGGAAGAACAGGCCAGCAGAATCATCTCTCACATCAAGGCATCAcaaagcctccacatcatgtgccacatgccggtcttctgctggatcaccGCTTCAGTTCTGGAGGATATAATGGGATCACAAACCATTAAAGGGTTGCCaaagaccctgactgagatgtacatccacttcctggtggttcagtccaaaGTAGGGAATGTCAAGTATCGAGGAGGAGCAGGGACAGATCCACTGTGGAACACAGAGACCTGCAAGATCATCttgtctctgggaaaactggcttttgaacAGCTTCAGAAAGGCAACttgatcttctatgaatcagatCTTCTAGATTGCGGCATtgatatcagagcagcctcagtgtactcgggagtgttcacacagatctttaaagaggagtGTGGGTTGAACCAGGGCAAGGTGTTCTGTTTTGTCCATTTGACctttcaggagtttctggctgctctttaTGTTGTTCTGACTTTCGTCAACACTGGTATCGATCTACTGTCAGAACCAGAGTCAACATCCTGCTGGTCTTCACTGTTAAGGGACAAATCTAAAGTAAATCCCCTCTTCCAAAGTGCTGTGGACAAGGCCTTacagagtccaaatggacacctggatTTATTtctccgcttcctcctgggtctcTCACTGAAGACCAATCAAACCCTTTTACAAGGCCTGCTAAAACCACCAGGAGGCAGCTCAGAGAACTATCAGGAAACAGTCAAatacatcaagaagaagatcaggAAAAATCCCTCTCCAGAAAGATGCATcaacctctttcactgtctgAATGAGCTGAATGATCAttctctagtggaggagatccaacagtactTGAGTTCAGGAAGTCTCTGCACAGACAAACTATCTcttgctcagtggtcagctctggcCTTCATCctactgtcatcagaaaatgaCCTGAATGTGTTTGACTTGAGGAAgtactctgcttcagaggaagGTCtcctgaggctgctgccagtggtcaaagcctcAAGAATATCTCG gcTGAGTGACTGCAAGCtgtcagagagaagctgtaaaGCTCTGGCCTCTGTTCTTATGTCTAAGTCAACTcgtctgagagagctggaccTCAGTAACAATGACCTGCAAGATTGTGGAGTAAAGCTGCTCTCTTTTGGACTGAGGAGTCCACAGTGTAGACTGGAAACTCTAAG gTTGGCAGGCTGTCAGGTCTCAGAGGAAGGTTGTGCTTCTCTGGactcagctctgagctccaatccctcccatctgagagagctggaccTGAGCTACAATTATCCAGGATATTTCGGAGTGATGCTGCTCTCTGCTAGACTTGATGATCCACAGTGGAGACTGGACACGCTCTG TGTTGACCATGGTGGAAAGCATCGCTTGAAACCCTTCATGT TTGCCTGTGAACTCACTCTGGacccaaacacagcacacagtcaGCTCTCTCTGTCAGAGGACAACAGAAAGGTGACAGAGGTGACAGAGGTGCAACCTTACCttgatcatccagacagatttcaCCACTGGAAGCAGGTTCTGTGTAGAGAAGGTCTGAGCAGCagctgttactgggaggtgaaGTGGAAAGGATGGGTGAATATAGGAGTGACAAACAGAGGAATCAAAAGGAAAGGAGAGTTTGACGAATGTTGTCTTGGTGAGAACAACAAGTCCTGGGGTCTCTTCTGTTCTGCTCATGGTTACTCTGCCTGTCACAATAAGAGAACAGTGAACATACGGGCTGTCACCTCCTCATCTGACTCTggcagagtagcagtgtatcTGGACTGGTCTGttggcactctgtccttctacaaagtctcctctgacacactgatccacctccacaccttctaCTGCGCATTCACTGAACCCCTCTATCCTGCGTTCCGATTTAAGTTAAACTCTGCATGTGAGTCCTCGGTGTCTCTGTGTCAGTTTGAGGAGGGAGAATCATCTCCAGTGTAA